One window of the Aquila chrysaetos chrysaetos chromosome 8, bAquChr1.4, whole genome shotgun sequence genome contains the following:
- the MDH1 gene encoding malate dehydrogenase, cytoplasmic: MGEPIRVLVTGAAGQIAYSLLYSIAKGDVFGKEQPLILVLLDITPMMTVLEGVVMELQDCALPLLREVIPTDKEEVAFKDLDIAILVGSMPRREGMERKDLLKANVKIFKSQGAALDKYAKKTVKVVVVGNPANTNCLIASKSAPSIPKENFSCLTRLDHNRAKSQIALKLGVTANDVKNVIIWGNHSSTQYPDVNHAKVNVKGKEVGVYEAIKDDSWLKGDFILTVQQRGAAVIKARKLSSAMSAAKAICDHVRDIWFGTPAGEFVSMGVISDGNSYGVPEDLLYSFPVVIKDKTWKFVEGLPINDFSREKMDLTAKELTEEKETAVEFLSSA; this comes from the exons ATG GGTGAACCTATCAGAGTCCTGGTGactggagctgctgggcagaTTGCTTACTCGCTGCTGTACAGCATTGCCAAGGGAGATGTCTTCGGCAAAGAACAG cctCTTATTCTTGTGCTGCTGGATATCACCCCCATGATGACTGTATTGGAAGGTGTAGTGATGGAGCTGCAGGACTGTGCCCTACCGCTGCTGAGAG agGTCATTCCAACAGACAAGGAGGAAGTTGCATTCAAAGACCTTGACATAGCAATTCTGGTTGGCTCCATGCCAAGGAGAGAGGGCATGGAGAGGAAGGATTTACTcaaagcaaatgtgaaaattttCAAGTCTCAGGGTGCAGCCTTGGACAAGTATGCCAAAAAGACTGTCAAG gtTGTGGTAGTTGGGAATCCAGCAAATACTAACTGTCTGATTGCATCAAAGTCAGCCCCATCAATACCAAAGGAAAACTTCAGCTGCTTAACTCGTTTGGATCACAACAGAGCTAAATCTCAG ATTGCTCTGAAACTTGGTGTGACTGCTAATGATGTGAAGAATGTCATCATCTGGGGCAACCACTCCTCCACTCAATATCCAGATGTTAATCATGCAAAGGTaaatgtgaaaggaaaggaagttgGAGTTTATGAAGCTATAAAAGATGACAGCTGGCTGAAGGGAGACTTTATCCTG aCCGTTCAGCAACGTGGAGCAGCTGTTATTAAGGCTAGGAAGCTGTCCAGTGCAATGTCAGCTGCCAAAGCTATCTGCGATCATGTGAGGGACATCTGGTTTGGCACTCCAGCG GGTGAATTTGTTTCCATGGGAGTAATTTCTGATGGCAATTCTTATGGTGTTCCTGAAGACCTGCTGTATTCATTCCCTGTTGTGATCAAG gaCAAGACCTGGAAGTTTGTTGAGGGACTTCCTATTAATGATTTTTCTCGTGAGAAGATGGATCTGACTGCTAAGGAGttaactgaagaaaaggagactgCTGTGGAATTCCTCTCCAGTGCATGA